ATGGCATGGAGCCGAACTTATAGCAGTTTGGcttgtttgtgtttgtatttttgTCATCACCAGTTTCGCAATCGGCGGTGCGTACTTGGTGGCGGCGACAGCTTTCTCTAATACATCGGTTACGGTTTTTTCAGGCTTGGCAGGTTGGACGATTTTGTGGGTCGATTTGTTTTCTGGGTCACTCCTTTCCCGGACCCATTATGGGTATTTTTGAAcctgtttaatttttttttagtttttatcctttatgttttcttatatttGTGCATTGATTgattgtcacaaaaaaaaaaccaatttttttatttatggaagTCTTTACATATGTgaaatttacattattttagtaatatttagGTTCTTGCGACGTTGTAATAATTAGTCTTTTACACATTAACATGGTTATTTAATCGGTTGTatctatttcaatatttttactttttactgTGGAATCCTTCTCTGCtcctttttactttatttttgatgttttctgAAACTATGTACTCTCTGACCCATTGTGGTCTATTTCAAATGGGTCTATTTCAAATGAAACTcagcattaaaaaaaactttttgaacATTTTCTGGATTAATCGGTAataactttttttctctttataaaTAAGTAACTATCAGTTTGTAAAGAACTAAAgacaatttttttgatgaaaCTGTATATAGTTACTAGTTCTAAGTTTTAACGATAACTTTatctttatttgattttaaaaaccGTTCTGACAACTCTTTGGTGATATAAAAAAACTCTTTGCTGATATTAGCAATAACATGTAATTATTTTTgggaaatctgtttttttagagcaaaaaaatggtaactatgtccttttagactaatttatactactttatgttttattagactaattttttccaaaatggcagtaatgcccttaaaattgtaatttttttaaaaagatatatattgagttcgacaagggggatcgatcgatcccactttacaagttatagtggatcgatcgatcccgatcattattcagaacaaaaaaaaaacgcgaaatatatactgatcgacctggtccatttcactcgatcggcgaagGTCAATTtacacagatcgaccgatctgtaagaatagatcgatcgatcccgtgccGAGGAAAGAATCctaaatcgatttttttggttttgtacgattatatccggattgattcccacttgatttgaaccgaccaagcatgatttcaactctttaaactcgatttctCTGGGATGAAACCCATAATTTCCCATTCACGAATAAAGGGAGACAAaatcaaattctcacccaagTTCATTAACCCTAACTCACTCAATTTCACTCTGATTTGGACGATTATTTCACCCAAAGCAAGTAACCTTCCCCCTTTCTTTTTATCAACATTAAAACTCCAACTTGAAGATACAACCAATTCCCAAACACCACATGAAACATAGACATGAATCAtggtagaaataatgtgaaaatttttggaaaattttgtgaacaatcaatggaatatagaagACGGCGAAGAAGGTTGCCAAGGTTTTTTTTGTcgcttttttttgttcctttttcatttttttaaaatgattttttaaaaaaatataaaagtgaatattctcaaatattttgtttccatatttttaggaactgatttcttatccgtagaatacaactaaaatgtagaaatcagtttctacagttttttagaattatagtaatgtttagaatttgatttctacatgttttagatttatagtaaatctgtagaagtcggtttctacatgttttagaattagattaatgtgtagatttcgatttctaaaaattttagaatggtaggttaagcgcggaatgtgtattctacatatttgtagaatactcctatttacgtagatcacgtattctaaacattgtagattcaatgaaaaaagtagatttcgttttctactacgtagaatgtcatttctacttttttagaacataatctgaaatttataattttaacttttttataactggaaaatataccattaagttcatatagatattttaacaaatgttactatttttccaaaaaatttttgtttgtaaaactatttattaaaattatttttataaatattaaaggaTATTATAGGAAactatgacacaaaatatagattagtctaaaggggGCATACTTactattttttctctaaaaaaacagttttcccaTTATTTTTTAACTGAAATATATGCATATGTATCAACTATTCTAAACCTTCTGTTTTCCAAGCTGGTGTTGTATTCATACTCGAAAAATCTACATTAACCAATCTTATGGGTTGGGCAACTCATTGAATTGGCCTGTAAGCCATTTATTTCGAGTTTCTATTATCAGCTAATCTTGATTATTATGGTGGATTTGCTAAATAAGTACATACCTAAAAAAGGTGTAAAAAGATTAATTATCCCAAAACAACAAAGGAAAATCCACTAATGACGCAAAAATCGAATCTTTAGGTCTTTGATTTCAACATCCGAGGAAAAAGGATTTAATCACAAATAACTAGAAAAAACTGTCTTACCTTTTACATTCTTTCACGAGtccttttagttttagttttatgcCATGTTCGGAACTATGTTGGCGCTAGTCGGGCAATAATCCCAGACCTAGAGAGTTACCGAAAAATCGGAGAATATTAAAGAATTACGCGGggtctagttttaaatataatttaatatatttataatataattagctAATTTTAGACATGATCACACATGTTCTtagacataattatataatttttttatatataattttaaacagtcTCTTTTTGATTCGTCGAACATTTAGATTATAGTGTGTTTGATACGAAAAATTCTCTAAATGAAGtaattatgtgtttgttttggcTTTAATagctaattataattatttagtaaGAATAATTACATAAATTCTGTCACTAatgagtaaaaaataattaactgtGTTTTAACTTTACAcagacgaaaaaaaaaatttaggcggtCTAAACAAAAATTATGCGGAAATTAGGCGGTCAACCTCTGAACAATGCCTAGGCTGCCGCGTTTTTGAACGGTGATTTTATGTTAATAACAAAATGTCCACATAAAGacatttgtttgtttgattcgctgtcaaagtaaccaaatctaaaatatcagggttttattaagaaaacaaaaaacgtAAAGGACCGTATTTGAAATTTACTGGAgaaacccaaaacaaaaaaaaaagaacgtaAACTATAAATAGCCGATAACTACCTATTTTGGTTTTTATACCCGTCAATCAAACAAACACCTAATCAAGAGAAGGGAGTCGGCGATCCCTATCTCGAGCTGGGAAATGAGAGAGATCCTTCATATCCAAGGAGGCTAATGCGGAAACCAGATCGGTGCCAAGTTCTGGGAAGTCATCTGCGGCGAGCACGCCATCGACCCCACCGGCCACCGGTCAGTACTGCGGCGACTCAGATCTCCAGCTGGAGAGGATCAATGTCTATTACAACGAAGCTAGCGGAGGAAAGTACGTGCCACGCGCCGTGCTCATGGATCTTGAGCCTGGGACGATGGACTCTCTCAGATCCGGGCCGTTCGGGCAGATTTTTAGGCCCGATAACTTCGTGTTCGGGCAGTCTGGTGCGGGGAACAACTGGGCGAAAGGTCATTATACGGAGGGAGCTGAGTTGATTGACTCGGTGCTTGATGTTGTCAGGAAGGAGGCTGAGAACTGTGATTGTCTTCAAGGTTTGAATACGTCGTCGTTTTCCTAGGTTTTAGGTTTGCCTTCTCTCGTATTCACTTGAATCTTGATCTGCTGTTGGATACGACGTCGTTTTCCCTCTAGTTTCATTTTCGTCCGAGGTTTTCTCTGTGTGACTTTCGTCAATGCGTATTGTCTGTCCATAGAGGTTCGGTGAAGTTATTTTGGTTTCCCGGTTTGGTTTAGGTTGGTTCGTGGTTCTGCTAATATTGGCTCCAATTTGGGTTTGGTTCAGATTAAATATCAGGTAACTTGGGGGATTTACCGGGATAAAATTATCTGATAATCCtattcagataaaaaaaaaataatttggtttTCCCGATAATTTAGTTTACAAATAGTATttcaggtatatatatatatggctaTTTCAAACTAAACatatagttaatattttgtAGATATTTAGGTATCCATTCATTTTTCGGATTAGGTTTAGTTTcgttttttgaattaaaaatagGAACATTCAGTTTTCGGTTTAGTTTTTCGATTAAAATGCCCATGCCCTGAATCTGACATTTGTTACCACACGTAAAGCCTGGATTCATCACCCCACCTTATGATGCTTTGTTCTTGATATAGATTCATGACTACGCCATTCGCTGATGCATGATGTATGTTCTTGGAACAGGTTTTCAAGTATGTCATTCATTGGGAGGAGGAACCGGCTCCGGCATGGGAACTCTTCTTATCTCCAAGATAAGAGAGGAGTATCCTGACCGTATGATGATGACCTTCTCGGTCTTCCCTTCTCCTAAGGTCTCAGACACAGTCGTTGAGCCATACAACGCTACACTCTCTGTTCACCAGCTTGTCGAGAATGCTGACGAGTGTATGGTTTTGGATAACGAAGCTCTCTACGATATCTGTTTCCGTACCTTGAAGCTCTCTAATCCTACATGTAAGCCCATTTCATTAATTCTCATTTGTTGATCACTTTGAAAGCTCTGACATTGTTCTTGCTTGTAGTTGGTGACCTTAACCATCTCATCTCTGCTACCATGAGCGGTGTCACATGCTGTCTCCGTTTCCCTGGTCAACTAAACTCCGACCTTAGAAAACTCGCTGTCAACCTCATCCCTTTCCCAAGGCTCCACTTCTTCATGGTTGGTTTCGCACCGTTGACATCAAGAGGGTCGCAGCAATACAGCGCCTTGACCGTCCCTGAGTTAACCCAACAGATGTGGGACGCCAAAAACATGATGTGCGCAGCTGACCCTCGCCACGGCCGTTACTTGACAGCTTCCGCTCTGTTCCGTGGAAAGATGAGCACTAAAGAGGTTGATGAACAGATGATAAACGTCCAGAACAAGAACTCATCGTACTTCGTTGAGTGGATTCCGAACAACGTGAAATCAAGCGTCTGCGATATAGCTCCCACGGGTTTGAAAATGGCGTCGACTTTCATAGGAAACTCGACTTCGATCCAGGAGATGTTCAGGCGTGTGAGTGAACAGTTCACTGCTATGTTCAGGAGAAAGGCTTTCTTGCATTGGTACACGGGGGAAGGGATGGACGAGATGGAGTTCACGGAAGCTGAGAGTAACATGAACGATCTTGTTGCGGAGTACCAGCAATATCAGGATGCTACGGTCGGTGAAGAAGAGTATGAGGAGGACGAAGAAGAGTATGAGGAAGAAGCTTAACATGATTGATTATTGCTATACTACTTTTGTAAGGCTTCCTTCACACATGATGTAAGTGGCACTctacttttttttatgtttgttccTTGAATTgaatcttctctcttttttctgcCTTTATGTGTTTTGTTATTGAACCAAGATTTGTTCTGGAGTGTAATCCCATATATTGCCTATGCTtctttgttttgtgtgttttaagtGTCAAGCCTATACAATTTCTTTGACCAAAAACTGGTACAAACTGTTAGATTCTAAACCTCTGCCTCcataatctctttttttttcttcttcttcttcttcttcttcttcttcttcttcagctatgTCCACTCTTCATACAATCATGAATCATGCAGGTTTCTTAAACAATAGCTTTCGACCTGCAGCTCTTGTCTCTTCTTCGTACATCTCTGGTCTCTGATACCATTTGCTTCCTCGGTTGTGTAAATAAACCTGCAGAGTTTTGTCTAATACTGGAGAAGAAGGGTGAGAGTAGTTCATGTATACGTTTCCAGGAGCTTTGTTATCCTTCGTTATTCCATTTGCAAAATGAACATCCCGGGTAGAACTTATCTGAAAAAGTATCCTCTAGATTTTTCGATTCTCGCCAACATCTCAACGGCTCTCTGTCATAAGACTTTGAGAATGGTACATCGCCACTGTCGATCTCAGCAGAAGAATCTCTCACATCAATAATCAGAGTCTGAGCTTCTGAAATTCGACCCATGCGCATCAAATTTGTTCCTGTCTGGTTCCAGACGCAAAGCTCTCTTGTTCATTCCATATAATAAGGAGAAACTCGCAAGATCAAACAGTAATCAAACTCCGTATTTGGTAACAAGAATCAAACCTGTAGTGCTGCTCTGCAATGCCATAGTTATGTATATGTAAATGGGACCCATCCAAGTCAGTGCAAGAGACAAAACAGTCGACATACTCTATAACTTTGGTCTCTTGCTCGATCGTCATTGTGACATGCCTTTCTTGAACCCTTTTTGCTCTCACAATTCTACCACCAAACCCCACTCCTTGTTCGAGTGTTTTCAGCTAGTGCTCAAGTAACTCAGCTTCTTCTTGAATCTTCCCTGAATTCTGCAAGACAACGCAAATCCACT
The window above is part of the Brassica napus cultivar Da-Ae chromosome C3, Da-Ae, whole genome shotgun sequence genome. Proteins encoded here:
- the LOC106389890 gene encoding tubulin beta-9 chain-like, producing MDLEPGTMDSLRSGPFGQIFRPDNFVFGQSGAGNNWAKGHYTEGAELIDSVLDVVRKEAENCDCLQGFQVCHSLGGGTGSGMGTLLISKIREEYPDRMMMTFSVFPSPKVSDTVVEPYNATLSVHQLVENADECMVLDNEALYDICFRTLKLSNPTFGDLNHLISATMSGVTCCLRFPGQLNSDLRKLAVNLIPFPRLHFFMVGFAPLTSRGSQQYSALTVPELTQQMWDAKNMMCAADPRHGRYLTASALFRGKMSTKEVDEQMINVQNKNSSYFVEWIPNNVKSSVCDIAPTGLKMASTFIGNSTSIQEMFRRVSEQFTAMFRRKAFLHWYTGEGMDEMEFTEAESNMNDLVAEYQQYQDATVGEEEYEEDEEEYEEEA